DNA from Methanococcus voltae:
TTAAAATGTTTAATAACTATTTTTACTAATTAATACTAAATATTAATTGATATTAATAATATTAATTGATATTAATCAATTTAAATAGATACGGGGGAATATATCGTTAAGGAAACTGAGAATATTTCCTTAAACCATATTTAAATATCAACTGTGTTAATATATACCATTATATATGATTTATAGATGAGTTGTACTTGTTTGATATTATAAAGAAATAAAAATAATTTTATTTCTTTGTTAATGTACTAACTATGTTAAGTTAGATGATATATTAATTACAATATTAGTTATTTTTTTGCCAAAAATGGCATATTATAGTCTACTCCAGGAACGTATCCGAGAGCTTCCCTTATTTTTAACTGTGATTTATGGAATAACTTGGATAAGGGGATTTCCATAGGACATACGTCTTCACATTGTCCACAGTTTATACAGCTCATTGCTATGTGAGATAATCTCACACCTTGGAAGAATGAAGCTTCTGGAGCCATCATACCTTTTTCGATGATGTCTTGGTTTAAAACGCACTCTTTGCAAGAACATACGGGGCATACGTCCCTACAACCGTAGCATTTTACACATCTATCCCAGTATTCTTCCCATTTTTCATCAGCTGGGTATTCTTCTTCTAAATATTTAGCTTGTAATTTTTTACCGAGTTTAATCATTGATTGTTCGATTTTTCCACGAATAATCATTGCTTTTTCAGCTGGTTCTTTAGTTTCAATATATCCTGCTTTTTCGGCATCTTCAATTAATTGTCTACCTTTTTCAGAAGTAATTTCCACGAAAGTCCATCCTTTCTCAGCTCCCCAATTACCGCAAGCAAGGTCTGCGTTTCTTGGGATTTTAAGCTCACATCTTTGACAGTTCTCTCTTCTACCGAAACCTTCTTCTTCGAGTTCATCGATTTTGATAGCTTTTTCAGTTCCGTCTTTTAATTCGATTATAAACTTACCCTTATCGATTTCTTCCTTAACTACATCGAATGGGTCTACTTCATAGAATAACTCAATCATTTGTTGAGCCACCATTGGAGGAACAGTTCCACCACAGTTTAAACCGATTGTATATATTTTATCCTTGTTTATTTGATGTCTTTTCTCTAACTCTATAATTGCCATGGCATCACATGGTTTTACAGCTACTGCGAGGTTTATATCACTCAAATGCTTTTGGATTAGGCCTCCAAACATTGTAGGAGCACAGTGCAAAGAACCACAGCTATTAACAAGCTCTTCCGAGTTGTTAATAAGTGTAGGAACTCCATCATATACGTCTGCTCCTTTTTCAAGTGCTAAAACTCCGTCAACTACTTTACTATCAAGAAGATACTTGAATAATGCAGTAACAGCTCCACCACATTCACCATATTTTTGAATATCTTCGTTAGTTGATTTAATTAGAAGATAATCCATATTATCACCTTATTAATTTTGATATTATGTTAAAATATGATTAAATTACTTAAATTTAATATGTGAAGTAATTAAGTTTGAATTATTTAAATTTGAATTATTAATGGTATTTTACTATTCAAAATACTATGTAGTATTATTAAATTTTTTCAACTTTTACAGCACATATTTTAAGTTCTGCGGTTTTTGAAACTGGGTCGTATGCAGAATTCGTCAACTTGTTAGTAGGTTCTTCGTTAAAGTGGAATGACATGTAAACAGCGCCTTTTACAATATCGTCAGATACTCTTGCAATAGCCTTTACACTGCCTCTTTTTGAGGAAACCTGAACAGTTTCGCCAGCTTCGATTCCTAAAGCGTTAGCATCTTCAATGTTCATTTCAATGAAGTTCTCATCGATTTCATTTGTGATACTTGGGCATCTTCTGGTCATAGTTCCGGAGTTATAGTGGAATATGATTCTACCAGTTGTTAATAATAATGGGTATTCTTCACTTGGCATTTCTGCAGGGTCTTTGTGCACAACAGGGCATATTTTACCCAATCCGTTAGGTCTTAAGAATTTACCTTCGTGTAAGAATTTTGTTCCTGGGTGGTCTGCTGTTTTACAAGGCCATTGTAAACCATCGATTCCCAATCTTTCAAAGGACATTCCTGCGTATTGAGGAATTACTTTTGCCATTTCGTCGAATATATCGCTTGCACTTTCGAAAGCGAATTTATCTCCGTAGCCCATTCTTTCAGCAAGTTCTTTTACAACAACCCAATCAGGCACAGCCTCACCAGGTGCTTCAACTGCTTTTCTTATTCTTTGAACTCTTCTTTCAGTGTTTGTGAAAGTTCCGTCTTTTTCAGCCCAACAAGCAGCAGGTAAAACTACGTCAGCTAATTTTCCTGTATCAGTTAAGAAAATATCTTGAACTACAAGGAAATCTAACTCTTTTAAAGCGTGCTCAACGTGGTTAATATCCGCATCTGCAACCATTGGGTCTTCCCCTACAATGTGGAGATATTTAAATCCTTTACCCATTCTTTCGAACATTTCAGGACCGGTTAAACCAAGATTAGGGTCTAAACCTTCAACATCCCATAATTCTTCTAATTTTGCGGTAGCTTCGCCTACTTTTTGGTATCCTGGGTATACATTAGGTAATGCACCCATATCACAAGCACCTTGAACGTTGTTCTGTCCTCTTAATGGGTTAACACCTGCTCCTCTTTTACCGAGGTTTCCAGTAATCATTGCAAGATTACAGCAGGATTTAACGTTGTCTACACCGAATGTATATTCAGTAACACCCAAACAGTACATAATAGCTGCTTTATCGGCTTTTGCATACAATCTTGCTGCTTCTCTTATGGTTTCAGCTGGGATTCCTGAGATTTTAGCAACTTCTTCAGGTACATATTTTGAAACTACTTCCTTCAATTCATCGAAGTTTTCGGTTCTATTTTTAATGAATTCATCATCTGTTAATCCTTCAGTAATGATAACATTCATTATAGCGTTCATTAAATCAATGTTTGAACCTGGAATCAACTTCATATGGATATCTGCCATTTTTGAAGTGTGAGTTTTCCTTGGGTCAATTGCGATAATTTTTGTTCCGTTATCTTTAGCTTTCACAATACTTCTTGCAACTAATGGGTGTGCTTCAAAAGTATTGGAGCCGTAGATAAATAATACGTCTGCTTCTGCTAAATCTTCAATAGAGTTAGTCATTGCACCAGAACCAAAGCATTCGCCAAGTCCTGTAACTGTCGGAGCGTGTCAAATACGTGCACAGTGGTCCACGTTATTTGTTTTCATTACCACTCTCGCAAATTTCTGTAATGCGTAGCTTTCTTCGTTAGCACCTCTTGCGCAGGAGAAGAAACCTACTTCATCAGGGTTGTACCCTTTAAGCTTGCTTGCAATTAAGTCCAAAGCTTCTGCCCATGTGGATTCAACTAATTCGCCGTTTTTTCTAATTAACGGAACAGTAAGCCTGTCTTCGCTGTGTACGAATTCGTAGCAGTAGTTTCCTTTTATACAAACTTTACCTTGGTTTACAGGGTGTCTTTTAAAAGGAAGGGTGTCTACAAGCTTACCGTCTTTAACAACTAAGTCAATACCACAACCAGTACCGCAGTACGGGCATATTGTATGGACTACTTTAAATTCAGTCACTATATCACCGTCTTAATGAATATTTCTTAAAATTACAAAAAAGCTAATAAAATTATAAAATAAGCATAATACATAAAAACTTAATATTTTGTATTAATTCGTATAGGGATTTGAATTAATATAAAAAATACATAAGTTTCATATTTATTTAAACATATTATACATTATTTAACCTGAATTAGCTAATTAAATATATTTCAAGAAAATAATTCAAATATGGGTTTTTAAATTAATTTAGCAATTAATTAAAAGTTATGTATCAAAGATTAATTAATTTAAATGTTATATTATTAATTTTATATTCGTTCTATTTGGTCTATTTATTCTATTTATTCTATTTATTTTAGCTATTTTAGCTATTTCATTTTATGCAACTATTTTATTTCATAGATGTTATTTAGCACACAAAATATAATATATTGTGTGCGTATCGTGGTCTTGTGGGACACTACCCTCACATATGTTATTTATAATATATCCAAATGTCGAATTAATTTAAAAAAAAAGGTTTATATATTAGATGTAATCATATATGATTATTACATTTTAAAAGGTAATCAAAAATAATTAACTAATTTTTTAGAAAAATAGATTATTAACGATTATATCTTTAAAAAAAGTTTTAAAATTCTATTTTATAAAATTAAAAGGTTTATATAATTTTTAAACTAATATAACGTATTTTGACAGTTTTTTAGCTTTTTCTAAGAATTTTTTAGATTCCATATTTGGAAATAAATCTACAAAACACACATCTATACGATTATCCTCATTTTTAGAATTATTATGTTGATTACTAAAATCTAAGTCCATAAAATCCGAATGAATTATTTCAACACGGTTATTTTCGAAAATTTCATTTCCAAAATTTATTTTTAAATTGTATTCTAAGTCATATAATGCTATATCGTTTATGTCCGAAAAAATAACTTTCTTAGCCCCTTTTTTTAATGCAACCATTCCCAAAGTCCCACAGCCACAAAAACCATCCAAAACAACTTTATCAGTTAAATCTAACTTTTCTATCTTGTTTATTTTTGGATTAAATGGTCTTGGAAACTCAATATGTAATTTAGATTGATTTTTGCAAGATATAACACACGTTGACAAAGACCTTATTGTAAATATATCACACCGAAAATCATCGCCCACAATCAAATCATTCATATTTTTTGAGTTTTTTCCAGCTATTCTTTTATTATGTGAAATAACCGATTTTATTTCAGGTATTTTAATAATTTCGTTCGCACAGTCTTTTGATACATAATTATTCAGTAAAACCAAATCATTTTCGCATAAAACAGGTGCATACTTCAAAGGATAACCAGCTTCAATCATTGGCATACCAACATCTTTTAAAGCAAATTTATCATCATTTATATGATTAGGTACTTCATTACATTCTATTAGTATATTAGCAACATCTACCATTACATCATCAATTTGTGAACGTCCACAGTGGCATTTTCGTTGCCTACCTTTCAAATTTAGCTTTTTTAATGGTATAGTCTTTGAAATTGGTTTATTGCATTGTTTACACGGTTTATATGACTTTACTTTTTGTATGATTTCGCCCCTCGATATCATATTTTTCATTCCCTCCAAAAAAGTAATTTAAAATTAAAATTAGAATTACAACTAAAATTAAAATATTTATATAAAATATACACATATTTTTGTAAAAACGATTATATTTATATTATTAAATAAATCGATTAGATAGTTATATAAATAAAATTAAAAAATAAAAATAGTAATAAAAATAGTAATAATAATGATAAAAATAAAATTTATCGATATTTATTCATAAATTTAGGGATAAATTCAATTGCATCTTTTTTTGTAAGTGTCATAAATCCATTTTTAAGATATTTACGAGCTACCATTTCTTTGCCCACCCATTCGGCAAATCTACGGTCTTGTATTATTACTACCCCGTAGTCTTCCTCTGTTCGTATCAACCTACCAATCATCTGCACAACAGTTCTCGACATTATATGAAACGAGGTCATTAAAAACGCTCTCCAATGTGCATTTGGTACTCTTTTATTCAATTTGCTTTCTATTAAACTCTGTTCCTTATTTAATAACGGTGTAGGTACTGGGAAAGGTAAACTATCAATTATAACCGCCGTTAGTGCTTCTCCTGGTATGTCCACCCCTTCGGCAAATCTACCTGTAGCAAGTAGTAAACCCCCCTGTCTTTCAAAGTCATTTTTCAGTTTTTTAGCTTCTTTGCCATCCATTCCTTGTTGATAGCAGTGTATATTTTTTTTATAGCCTTTCATTAAAAAGTAATTGTATGCAGAATTTAAGTCTCCAAAACTTTTAAAAAGTATTAATGTATTGCCCCCACAAGCATTTACCAAATTAAACAAATTTTCATTTGAATTTTTACGATTAATTACATTATCATCTCTTGATTTAAATTTCATATCTACTCCGTCAGATAATGCAATTATTTTCCGTCTTTCTTTGGAAAATGGACTGTCTAACAACAAATTAGTGCTATTTCCCACACCTGTTTTCATTGCGTGGATATTTAAGTCCCCTAATGTAGCAGAACAGTGAATTACGGAAGCTCCGTCGTATAAATTCTTTAATATGGAAGATACAAGTACAGGCTCGCATAAAACCTTGTTTTCATTCCTATAAATTACATAATTACTGTTAACATTCCTTAAACCCATTACATCGTCGATAAAATCCGAAAGGGGCATATCATTAATTCGTTTTTCCGTAATAAACTGTAATTCCAACGGAATTAATGCATTATTCTCTATTTTAAATTTAAATTCTTTTCTATCTAATTCGACATTTTCTTCAAATTTTATAATTTTCTTTTGAATATCGCTAATTTCATAATATCCTTCGAGTAAAGTACCCAAAATTGCCACATCTTCCTTCATTCCGAAAGAAGTGATTTTTTCACCATTATTTACCAAAAATTGTTTAAAATCTTTGTCTTTTCCAAATGTATGCACATAATTTTCAATAATTTCCCAAAATTGTTTATCAGTTGCCCCATCATCACCATAGCCGTACCTATCAATAGCTTTTCTAATTCTAAGCGGTGCATAGTTGTAAGCCATATATCTAAGTCTACCGAGTGCCATTTTTGGATTAATTGTAATTGTAGCCGAATTTCTAATACTGCCCTCTAATTTATGCGCTTCATCAACAATTACGATGTTTGTCTTTTTCTTTTTGTCAATTTCTTCCTTTAAATAATAGTAGATACTGTTATTCATAATTACGATATCGGCGTCTAAACAGTCAATTTTAACTTTTTGATACTCACACGCACAAATTGGGCAATAATAACGCACATAATCGTCATTTAACTTTAATTCTTCTTTTTTTGTTCCGCATTCACAAATTGGTTTCCTATTAGGTCTATACCTACAATGTCTATTAAATTGGCAATATAAACGATTTGCTCGGTCCCCTTTTGATTTACAGAAGAAATTTCCTTTTCCCATCATAAAAGAAACTTTTAAATTGTGTTTTAATGAATTTAAATCTTCCAATATACGTTCTTGCTGGTCTATTGTTTCTGTTAATATAATAATTCGATTACCCCGCTCTGCAAAGTATAAAGAAGGTATCAAGTACGATAATGTCTTTCCTACTCCAGTAGGTGCTTCTACGACCAGATTTTTATGAGATTTTTTTGAATGTTTTGAATTTAAGTCTTTTGAGTTATTATTATTGTTATTAGTATTATTATTGTTATTATTATTATTATTGTTATTACTATTATTGGTATTAATAGTAGATAATTCTTTATTTTTTGAGTTTAATAGGTTATCTAATTCTGTTTTTTTGTTATTCACAATACAATAGAATATATTTTCCATAAAAGTCATTTGTTGGGGTCTCATACTTGTATATGGAAATTTGTCGTTGATATATTCTTTAAATTCGTAAAAATCATATCTTTTGTTATTTTTAGTAACTTCATTATTATTATTATTATTATTATTGTTATTATTATTATTATTATAATTCATTAAACCACCAGTAATTAAAACATATTTATGAAGAATTAAAAGTTTAGGTATGAAAATTAAAATTAGAAATTAGAAATTAGAAATTGATTTAAAATAAAATAGGTACATATTGTATAAAAATTTGCCTAATTACGTTAATGTCGTTATTTTTTAAAAATTAAAAATAGAAAATAATAATGAAAATTTTTTTATTTTAATATTTTATTCTTTTAATTGGTATTTAAAGGCTTTATATATAAAGAAAGAACCCATAATCAACGTTAAAAATCCTGACAATGGTTCTGCGCACCATATACTATTAACACCCCAATACATTGGTAGTATGTACAATAGAGGTATTAAAAATCCGAATGATTTAAATAACGATACTATGTTGGACACTTTACTATCTCCAATAGATTGGAAGTAAGTAATTATTAAGAAAACAGGTCCTAAAACCAATGTACCATATGAGTAAATATTTAAACCTGTCGTAGCAGTTTTAATTAATTCAATATCTGTAGAGTTAAATATATTAATTAGATATGTTGGGAATAAGTTGTATGCAATAAATGAAATTATACCAATAATCAACGTTAAAGTTCCTGTGATTTTTAATATATTCTTTACTTTATCGTATCTCTTAGCACCATAATTATAACTTATGAGGGGTTGTACTCCGCTACATAATCCTAAAATTGTCATAAATAAGGTTATAAATATATAGATTACAATACCATACGCAGAAACGTATAATGAACCACCGTATTTTAAGAATTGAGTACTGTATACCAAAGCGACTATTGCAGATGAAAATTGCAATAAGAACGGAGAGATACCTGTTAAAATTATTAATTTTAAAATATTTTTGTCATAAGATTTGAAATTAAGTATATTTTTTAAACGATAGGTTATATCCTCTATTTTTAAGTTTGATTTTTTTGCTAAGAAGTGATGTAAAAATATTATTGCGCCGAGTGTTTCTCCCATCATTGTGGCAATTGCTGCACCTGCAACGCCCCAACCAAATACGATTATGAACAATGCGTCAAATACAATGTTTGTTAAAGCGCATACTATCATTACATTCATTGCTTTTTTTGGGAATCCGTCATTTCTAATAATTGGTTCAAGACCTACGTTAAACAATAATCCCATAGAGCCAATAAATGCGATACTCAAATATGTTAATGATAGATTTAATAAACTTCCTTCAATTCCAAAGCTTAAAAGCAACGGTTTTATTGCCAATAAACCGACAAATGTTAAAAACACACCTAACAAGATGAGTATACAAAAAGCATTTTTAAAGATGTTTTGAGCTTTTTCAGGGTCATTCCTACCTAAATTAATTGATATATGTGCAGAAGCTCCGATACCAATCATAATAGCAAATGATATTATCATCATTTTTAGAGGGAATGAAAGCGTAATACTCGCAATAGCCTCTGAACCTACCCAATGACCTAAAAATATACCATCTATGATTGTATATATCCCATTAATTACAAATCCAATTATTGCAGGTACTGCATAACGAATTACTAATTTTGGAATCGGGGTAGTATTTAAGTCATAGTTAGTCATAAATTCACCATATGTAAATTAAATTTTTATGTTGTAAATTATTATTTAGGTATGTCCTAAACAATTAATACTAAAATTAGGTGTTTATGTATAAATACTTATCTAAATTAATAAGTTATATCGTTAATTAGTACTATAGCAATATATTATTTGAAAAAAATTAAAAAAATAGGTAAATTATACATATATTCGAAAATAATGATTTTAAAATATGTAGATTACAAATAAAACTTTGTATTATCATTTTTTAAATATTATAACTATTTTAAACATTTTAATTATTCTAAAAAAGTATATTTAAGTTTTTTAATTATTTTTATTGTATATTATATTATATTATATTATTGGTAGTATTCTATTTTCTTTATTATTTTCTTTATTATTCCTGGAATTCAAGTACTCCCACATAATTGTGAGGCAATGTGTATAATATAATGTCTCCATCGTTGTACACGTGTATATTTAGAGTTCCGTCTCCATCATAGGTGGTTGCTTTGAAACTTCTTTCTTGATAATCTGATAATTTTTTGTTATCTATTGCAATTTGGTAGTTTTTATTGTATAATGGGTCTAAGGATATTTCCCTAATATTATATATCCTGTAAAGAATACCAGTTTTTTGCACGGAGGAATAAAATGATGTTCCATCGTTTGAAATTAATTCTCCATTTTCTATATAATAAATAACGCCGTATTCATCAGTTGCTTGGAAATTAGTCAGTTCTGAAGAACTTGGACTATATATTAAGCAATTTTTAATCCTTATTTCGCCAGCATACTGTTCTAATGGTATTACATCAGTACTTTCACCACTTTCGCCTCCTGTATCGTTATCATTACTTTCATTTTCGTCGTTAGTAGTATTACTTGAATCTAATGCGCCACCAACTGAATAACCGCCTATTACTGGCGTATTGGATAATAATGTAGAGCCCTCTTCGATTCCATTAATAAATGTATAACCTACCACCATTACAGAACCCAATATTACCAAAGTAATGATTATCATTTCAAGAGATATTTGTCCTCGTTTCAAAGTATCACCCCGTAAAATGAATTACTATATAATATACTATATCTTTATATTACTATATATTGTATGTGGTATATTAGTCTATCGAATGTAAACAATACAACAATATAATCATAAATATCCTAATTATTTTATTATATAATATTATTTTTACTATTATTATTTTTACTATTATATCCTATTTAATAATTTATCTATATTAGGATATTATTAATTTGTTATTTACAATTAATTTATGATTTGAAGTATTATTTTTAAAATAAGATAATAAATGCAAATTAATACAAAATATTAGTATTATATTTTAACATAATTATGGTTTTAATGGTTTTATGCACTATAATCAATAAAATAGACCCTAAATACTTAAAACTATATATAGTTATAGAAACATATTAAATTTAATAAACTTATTTAATATCCCCCCTAAATATTACTTAAAATAATCAGCCTATAGAATTATCCCCCCGTAGATGTTGATAGTATGAGTATTGAATATATATATGGTTTTTTTTGCATACTTGCAGGCATATATTTTGAATTTGGTAGAAAAAAATATTATGATATCTTTTGGATATCTATGCTTTATTTAGGCGTAATGCTTCATTTTAATATGTATGAATTATTTGGAATAATATTATTAACAATCGCAAATTACTTAAAAAAGCATACTAAGCTCATTGCGTATATTGGCATAATATTCTTTGTAATATCGTACTTACTTTCTGGTTCTTATTATGCTTTATCATTGGTAATGTATTACTTTATTGCATCAGCACTTTATCACTGTAATTTAATGGAAGGTCAAGAAACCAAATATTTGATAGGTATTGCTTATTTGAGTGGTTTTCTCATCTCTTCGTCCTTATTTTTAGATTCTGTGCTTTTTGTGATACCTATTCCGATTTATTGCTTAATTAAAAATTATCGAAATTATCCTTCAGAATTTGAAGATATTACTTTACCGGATTTTGCAAGATTGGCCACTTCTATTAAGAAAAGTGAAAAAGATGTAAAACCTAACGACCACGTGGTAGGATATGATAAAAAATCTTTGATACGTGCAGGATTTGAGAATAACCCTAAAAACCCTTATTTAAATAATAATATTGACATATCAGCTATTGGTGAGTTATCCAATAGTATGAAGCATAAACTTAATTATAATAATTCATCAAACTTTGATAGTACATTACTTGACAAAAAAGTATGGATTACCCCTCACATTCCGTTTATGCTATTCATTGGATTTTCTTATATCGTATTTTGGTTTGTAAGAAAGCCCCTATTATTTGTACTTATTGATAATTTGGTACATTAAAAATAAATATATAAATAAAATATAGTATAATAAATATAAATTAAATTATACTTAATTTAATTAATTATATTTTTAAATTATAAAACATAAGTTATAACTTACCAACTAAATATAATAAATAATAAAATTAAATAAATTTATAAAAGTGGGATATTACGACTAACAATAATAACAATACGAGTAATACAAATAAAGAATCAATAATCGAAGATTTCGGAATTTTTTTACATATGCTAATGGGTAGGCAGATAGAAATCTCTAAAAAAAAATTTCCAAATATTGAAGAGGAATATACAAAACTTACAATAATTCAGTTAGATTACTTGTATGCAATATATAATTTGGATAACCCCTCTTTTTCAGATATTGCTAAGTTTATGAATGTTGCAAATTCATCAGTTAGTGAAATGTATCGAAAATTATATGATAAAGGTTATGTATCTAAATCGAGGTCTAAAAAAGACCGTAGAGAATATCAAATATCTTTAACGTTTAAAGGTCGGAGATTAATTTATAAAGATTTAGTTTCATCAATTTATTTATCAAAAGAAATTTTTGAAAAAATACCTGATGAAAATGTATTGAACGCATATGAAGTTTTAAAAGATTATTTATATGAAGTTAAATCCAAAGAACTTGAACAATATTTTAAAAAATATGCAGAATATAAAAGTATTGAAAAAGAATTTTTGGATTAATAATATAAAATAAATAAAAATAATTGCAATAATAAAGAATTGTAAATAAAAATAATAAATTAGTATAATTCCAAATATTTTTTATTTTTTTTCATTAAATATTTTTGATGATACTCTTCTGCCTTATAAAATTCTGTTGCTTTTCTAATTCTTGTAACTATTTTTTTATCAATTCTCATATCATCAAGTGTTTTTTGCACTTTTTTTAAGGATTTTTTGGCTAAATCACACTGTTTTTTGGTTGTATAAAATATGGTGGAAGCATATTGCTCCCCAACATCCCAACCTTGCCTATTTACGGTGGTAGGGTCATGATTAATCCAAAAAATATCCAGTAATTCCTCATAATCAATCATTTTAATGTCATAAATTATAGTAACCACTTCAACGTGCCCAGTATTACCGCCACATACCTCTTCATAAGTAGGGTATTTAGTTTTACCGCCCATATAACCCACTTCAGTATCTAAAACGCCCTTGACTCTTCTGAACAACTCTTCCGAACCCCAAAAACAGCCCATTCCAAATATTGCTATATCATAATTAGGATTGGGATTGTGTATATTTAAATTAACTTCACTACACATATAATCACCAGCATTATGATTATATTTTAAACCATAGTACGTGTAATAACTTATTAAATACCTAACTATTAATAATTAAAATATAGTCATATAATTCTATAAAGTAGACATTATAAATAACTATTTTTAAGTATGTTTTAAGGTTATAATGAATGTTAAATATAAATAACTCGGATAATAAAATATTATTTATAAATTAACCAATGGGATATTCAAATTGCTAATTTTTGACTTAAAGGTGAGATTTTGACTAATACAGCAGATAATGGGGAAAATAAAAATATGTCAAATATCAATAATGTTAAAGATATATCCAAAATTAAAGAACAAATCCAAGATAGTCTTAAGGAAGACATAAATACAATATATTACTTCTCTGGTACGGGTAATTCATATTATGTAGCAAGAGAACTTGCTAAAAGGCTTGAAAATACGGAAAATACGGAAAATAAAGGTAATGAAGATAATGAAGATAATGAAGATAACAAAACTAAAGAGATTGTATATAATAAATTAGATATATCTAATTTAAAAAATACAAGAATTATATCAATTGCAAATGAACTAAAAAATAGAAATATTATTAATAATTCTGATAAAATAATATTTATATACCCAGTTTATGGATTTGGAATACCTGAAATCGTTGAAAGATTTATAAATAGAATAAATATTAAAAATCCACAAGTAAATGTATATAGCATCGCAACTTGTGGAAAAATGCCTGGTGGTGTACACTACCACATAAACAAGTTATTAAATAAAAAAGGAATCGAATTAAAAGCAGGTTATACGTTAAAAATGCCAAACAACTATATTTTAGCATTTAACCCACCATCTGCTCAAGATGTAAACCATATGTTGGATAATACGGATGTTGATATTTTGAAATTAAGTGTTTTGATTAGAAATAATCGGGAAAATACTGCAAAGGATTCATTATTTGGTAAACTATCATCAGACGTTTTATATCCATTTTGGAAAAAGGGATTATACAAATTTGATGAAAAATTTAAGATATCAAAAGACTGTAATCTTTGTGGAATATGTGAAAAAATTTGCCCTGTTAACAATATAGAAATCATAGATAATGAAAATTTAGAATATAACGATAGAATTATCTTTAAACATAAATGCCAAGAATGTTTATCCTGCA
Protein-coding regions in this window:
- a CDS encoding EFR1 family ferrodoxin (N-terminal region resembles flavodoxins. C-terminal ferrodoxin region binds two 4Fe-4S clusters.); protein product: MTNTADNGENKNMSNINNVKDISKIKEQIQDSLKEDINTIYYFSGTGNSYYVARELAKRLENTENTENKGNEDNEDNEDNKTKEIVYNKLDISNLKNTRIISIANELKNRNIINNSDKIIFIYPVYGFGIPEIVERFINRINIKNPQVNVYSIATCGKMPGGVHYHINKLLNKKGIELKAGYTLKMPNNYILAFNPPSAQDVNHMLDNTDVDILKLSVLIRNNRENTAKDSLFGKLSSDVLYPFWKKGLYKFDEKFKISKDCNLCGICEKICPVNNIEIIDNENLEYNDRIIFKHKCQECLSCIQTCPVRAISYGNSNKKRRYFNPRVKINELIEANTKTKNN